The following proteins come from a genomic window of Actinacidiphila yeochonensis CN732:
- the obgE gene encoding GTPase ObgE, which yields MTTFVDRVELHVAAGNGGHGCASVHREKFKPLGGPDGGNGGRGGDVLLVVDQDVTTLLDYHHSPHRKATNGRPGEGGNRSGKDGTDLVLPVPDGTVVLDGEGNVLADLVGQGTSFVAGQGGRGGLGNAALSSARRKAPGFALLGTPGQARDVVLELKTVADVALVGYPSAGKSSLISVLSAARPKIADYPFTTLVPNLGVVTAGATVYTVADVPGLIPGASQGKGLGLEFLRHVERCSVLVHVLDSAALESERDPLSDLDVIEEELRAYGAGLADRPRVVVLNKIDVPDGRDLAAMVRPELEARGLRVFEVSAVSREGLRELSFALADIVARTRAERPVEQPTRVVIRPKAVDDAGFTVTQDGDMFRVRGEKPERWVRQTDFSNDEAVGYLAERLNRLGVEDELVKAGARAGDGVAIGPEDDAVVFDWEPSMSAGAELLGRRGEDPRMEPPRPAAIRRRDRQAAHDEYAEADAYDEGEY from the coding sequence ATGACCACCTTCGTGGACCGCGTCGAACTGCACGTCGCCGCGGGCAACGGGGGCCACGGCTGCGCCTCCGTGCACCGGGAGAAGTTCAAGCCGCTCGGCGGTCCGGACGGCGGCAACGGCGGCCGCGGCGGCGATGTGCTCCTGGTCGTCGACCAGGACGTCACCACGCTGCTGGACTACCACCACAGCCCGCACCGCAAGGCCACCAACGGCCGGCCCGGCGAGGGCGGCAACCGCTCCGGCAAGGACGGCACCGACCTGGTGCTGCCCGTCCCCGACGGCACCGTCGTCCTGGACGGCGAGGGCAACGTGCTGGCCGACCTCGTCGGCCAGGGCACCAGCTTCGTGGCCGGCCAGGGCGGTCGCGGCGGCCTGGGCAACGCGGCGCTGTCCTCGGCCCGCCGCAAGGCGCCCGGCTTCGCGCTGCTCGGCACGCCCGGGCAGGCCCGGGACGTGGTGCTGGAGCTGAAGACCGTCGCCGACGTGGCGCTGGTCGGCTACCCGAGCGCCGGCAAGTCCTCGCTGATCTCCGTGCTGTCCGCGGCCCGTCCGAAGATCGCCGACTACCCGTTCACCACGCTGGTCCCCAACCTCGGCGTGGTCACCGCCGGCGCGACCGTCTACACCGTCGCCGACGTGCCCGGTCTGATCCCCGGCGCCAGCCAGGGCAAGGGCCTGGGCCTGGAGTTCCTGCGGCACGTCGAGCGCTGCTCCGTGCTGGTGCACGTGCTGGACAGCGCGGCGCTGGAGTCCGAGCGCGACCCGCTGAGCGACCTGGACGTCATCGAGGAGGAGCTGCGCGCCTACGGCGCCGGCCTCGCCGACCGTCCCCGCGTGGTGGTGCTCAACAAGATCGACGTGCCCGACGGGCGGGATCTGGCCGCGATGGTCCGGCCCGAGCTGGAGGCGCGCGGCCTGAGGGTGTTCGAGGTCTCAGCCGTCAGCCGCGAGGGCCTGCGGGAGCTGTCCTTCGCGCTGGCCGACATCGTGGCCCGCACCCGGGCCGAGCGCCCGGTCGAGCAGCCCACCCGCGTGGTCATCCGCCCCAAGGCGGTGGACGACGCCGGCTTCACCGTCACCCAGGACGGCGACATGTTCCGGGTCCGCGGCGAGAAGCCGGAGCGCTGGGTGCGTCAGACGGACTTCTCCAACGACGAGGCGGTCGGCTACCTCGCGGAGCGGCTCAACCGGCTCGGCGTCGAGGACGAGCTGGTCAAGGCGGGTGCCCGGGCCGGCGACGGGGTGGCGATCGGCCCCGAGGACGACGCGGTCGTCTTCGACTGGGAGCCGTCGATGTCGGCCGGCGCCGAGCTGCTCGGCCGGCGCGGCGAGGACCCGCGGATGGAGCCGCCCCGCCCCGCCGCGATCCGGCGCCGCGACCGCCAGGCCGCGCACGACGAGTACGCCGAGGCCGACGCGTACGACGAGGGCGAGTACTGA
- the rpmA gene encoding 50S ribosomal protein L27: MAHKKGASSTRNGRDSNAQRLGVKRFGGQAVNAGEIIIRQRGTHFHPGSGVGIGKDDTLFALSAGAVEFGTKRGRRVVNIVPAA; this comes from the coding sequence ATGGCACACAAGAAGGGCGCATCGTCCACCCGGAACGGTCGCGACTCCAACGCTCAGCGGCTCGGCGTCAAGCGCTTCGGCGGCCAGGCCGTCAACGCCGGTGAGATCATCATCCGCCAGCGCGGCACCCACTTCCACCCGGGCTCCGGCGTCGGCATCGGCAAGGACGACACGCTGTTCGCCCTGTCCGCCGGTGCGGTGGAGTTCGGCACCAAGCGCGGTCGCCGCGTCGTGAACATCGTTCCCGCCGCCTGA
- a CDS encoding lipopolysaccharide biosynthesis protein → MAEPPAGARPRGVATARRALANATALLPPGTALVGAGTAVLGLASYVQLAAAGRSLTAARMAGVSVLWTLVFSVGLGLFFPVEQEVTRLVAARVVAGQGVGPVVRRAAAASLTQLAAVCLPLALLARPLADRLFDGDTALVGALCGAFAALSVAHVTRGVLAGAGAFTAYGAQLALDGLLRVAGSLALAAAGVHRPLPYAALLTLPTLVSVAVTLPRVRSAARRRGSGGPALPWRELRAGLLALVPATLLAQLLVNVSVISVKLLAPQDTAFVTALLSAVVLARVPLFVFGSLQASLLSGLSTAAAAGDTAAHRRLLLRTAGLTALLGGTGGLAAVALGPWLVPRLFGSPDVLRWTDFAWLSAGTLCYMLASVLGQALQTTGGHRRQLGAWTVGTAGLLAVTLSPIPIRDRVEAAYAAGAAITAVMLSVRVTSRIRTQPLRHFRRQAGRTDTVSGSAAGIAAGPVTALVTEPAAELADAVTGPVAGTAADTASGTAAGAVADTVPGAIAVADRSEGPREGNRLTS, encoded by the coding sequence GTGGCTGAGCCGCCGGCGGGGGCACGGCCAAGGGGGGTCGCGACCGCGCGCCGCGCGTTAGCGAACGCGACGGCCCTGCTGCCGCCGGGAACGGCGCTGGTCGGGGCCGGCACCGCGGTGCTGGGCCTGGCCAGCTACGTCCAACTGGCCGCCGCCGGGCGAAGCCTGACGGCGGCCCGGATGGCCGGCGTGTCGGTGCTGTGGACGCTGGTCTTCTCGGTCGGGCTCGGCCTCTTCTTCCCGGTCGAGCAGGAGGTCACCCGGCTGGTGGCCGCCCGCGTGGTGGCCGGGCAGGGCGTCGGCCCGGTGGTGCGCCGGGCCGCCGCCGCCTCGCTCACCCAACTGGCAGCGGTCTGCCTGCCGTTGGCGCTCCTCGCCAGGCCCCTCGCCGACCGGCTCTTCGACGGTGACACCGCGCTGGTCGGCGCGCTGTGCGGGGCGTTCGCCGCGCTGTCCGTCGCCCACGTCACCCGCGGGGTGCTGGCCGGCGCCGGCGCCTTCACCGCGTACGGCGCCCAACTCGCCCTCGACGGGCTGCTGCGGGTGGCCGGCTCACTCGCCCTGGCCGCCGCCGGGGTGCACCGGCCGCTGCCGTACGCCGCCCTCCTCACCCTGCCCACCCTCGTCTCGGTGGCCGTGACGCTGCCCCGGGTCCGGAGCGCCGCCCGCCGCCGCGGGTCCGGCGGGCCCGCCCTGCCGTGGCGCGAGCTGCGGGCCGGGCTGCTGGCCCTGGTGCCGGCCACCCTCCTCGCCCAACTCCTCGTCAACGTCTCCGTGATCAGCGTCAAGCTGCTCGCCCCGCAGGACACCGCCTTCGTCACGGCACTGCTGTCCGCGGTGGTGCTGGCCCGGGTGCCGCTCTTCGTCTTCGGCTCGCTCCAGGCGTCCCTGCTGAGCGGCCTGTCCACCGCCGCCGCCGCCGGCGACACCGCCGCCCACCGCCGGCTGCTGCTGCGCACCGCCGGACTGACCGCGCTGCTGGGCGGCACCGGGGGCCTGGCGGCCGTCGCCCTGGGGCCGTGGCTGGTGCCGAGGCTCTTCGGCTCGCCGGACGTGCTGCGCTGGACGGACTTCGCCTGGCTGTCGGCCGGCACCCTCTGCTACATGCTGGCCTCCGTGCTCGGCCAGGCGCTCCAGACCACCGGCGGCCACCGGCGCCAGCTGGGGGCGTGGACGGTGGGCACCGCCGGGCTGCTCGCGGTGACCCTGAGTCCGATTCCGATTCGTGACCGTGTCGAGGCGGCTTACGCCGCCGGTGCGGCGATCACCGCGGTCATGCTCTCCGTGCGGGTGACTTCGCGTATCCGGACGCAACCTCTGCGTCACTTCCGTCGTCAAGCCGGACGGACGGACACCGTCTCCGGCTCCGCCGCCGGTATCGCGGCGGGTCCTGTGACGGCTCTCGTGACGGAACCCGCGGCGGAACTCGCGGATGCCGTGACCGGTCCGGTGGCGGGTACGGCGGCTGACACGGCGTCGGGCACCGCGGCCGGCGCCGTGGCGGACACCGTGCCTGGTGCCATAGCCGTGGCGGACCGCTCCGAGGGTCCGAGAGAAGGCAACCGGTTGACCAGCTGA
- a CDS encoding glycosyltransferase family 2 protein: MLPYYGDPGLMRQAVRSVLAQTDPDWRLTVVDDGTEPGVPEWFAGLGDPRVRYLRNPANLGVTGNFNRCVELAEHPYTVLMGCDDLMRPGYVAALRAARASLPGAAMYQPGVRAVDGDGRPVRTVVDTAKRRLYSQAPAGYRARLGGERLAASLLHGNWLYFPAMCWRTDVLKEVGFRPELSVVQDLALVAELLLRGEELVTDPAVCFDYRRHPGSESSAQAASGSRFAETRGLLAELAADFDAAGWPRAARAARSHLSTRLHALAMVPGALRGRRPDDARELAAHALSPLPRPDRGTDTR, encoded by the coding sequence ATGCTGCCGTACTACGGCGACCCCGGGCTGATGCGGCAGGCGGTGCGCAGCGTCCTCGCGCAGACCGACCCCGACTGGCGGCTCACCGTCGTGGACGACGGCACCGAGCCGGGGGTGCCCGAGTGGTTCGCCGGGCTCGGGGACCCGCGGGTGCGCTACCTGCGCAACCCGGCCAACCTCGGCGTCACCGGCAACTTCAACCGCTGCGTGGAGCTGGCCGAACACCCGTACACCGTGCTGATGGGCTGCGACGACCTGATGCGCCCCGGCTACGTCGCCGCGCTGCGGGCCGCCCGCGCCTCGCTGCCCGGGGCGGCGATGTACCAGCCGGGGGTGCGGGCCGTGGACGGCGACGGCCGGCCGGTGCGGACCGTCGTCGACACCGCCAAGCGACGGCTGTACTCGCAGGCGCCGGCCGGCTACCGGGCCCGGCTCGGCGGGGAGCGGCTGGCGGCGTCCCTGCTGCACGGCAACTGGCTCTACTTCCCGGCCATGTGCTGGCGCACCGACGTGCTCAAGGAGGTCGGGTTCCGGCCCGAGCTGTCGGTGGTCCAGGACCTGGCGCTGGTGGCCGAACTGCTGCTGCGCGGCGAGGAGCTGGTCACCGACCCCGCCGTCTGCTTCGACTACCGCCGCCACCCCGGCAGCGAGTCCAGCGCGCAGGCCGCGAGCGGAAGCCGGTTCGCCGAGACCCGCGGGCTGCTGGCGGAGCTGGCCGCCGACTTCGACGCGGCCGGCTGGCCGCGCGCCGCCCGCGCCGCCCGCAGCCACCTCTCCACCCGGCTGCACGCCCTGGCCATGGTGCCCGGCGCGCTGCGCGGCCGACGGCCGGACGACGCCCGGGAGCTGGCGGCGCACGCCCTGTCGCCGCTGCCCCGACCGGACCGAGGGACGGACACCAGATGA
- a CDS encoding bifunctional cytidylyltransferase/SDR family oxidoreductase produces the protein MSQHHASTRTTAVVLAGGTGTRVGLSIPKQLLKIAGKSVIEHTLAIFEQSDAIDDVIVLMTPGYVPEVEKIVAKAGLAKVSRVIEGGGTRNETTERAIAAISEELAPGEDRNLLFHDAVRPLLSQRVISDCVSALARYEAVDVAIPSADTIIVTRTHGGDGEFITDVPDRSRLRRGQTPQAFRLSTIRRAYEIAGGDPNFQATDDCSVVLKYLPDVPIYVVPGDEHNMKVTTPVDVFIADKLFQLASTAAPGQVDEDAYRELLTGKTLVVFGGSYGIGADIAELAEGYGATVFALGRSTTGTHVEDPESVDEALAKAHSETGRIDYVVNTAGVLRIGRLAETDNATIEEALRVNFLAPVQIARAAHKYLAETRGQLLLYTSSSYTRGRAEYSLYSSTKAAMVNLTQALADEWAGEGIRVNCVNPERTATPMRTKAFGQEPAGSLLSSEAVARTSLDVLLSTLTGHVIDVRQQDPMQGLTGASGIERALAHVLAQGEDE, from the coding sequence GTGTCCCAGCACCACGCCTCCACCCGCACCACCGCTGTCGTCCTGGCCGGCGGTACCGGGACGCGGGTGGGCCTGTCGATTCCCAAGCAGCTGCTGAAGATCGCCGGGAAGTCGGTGATCGAGCACACCCTCGCGATCTTCGAGCAGTCCGACGCGATCGACGACGTGATCGTCCTCATGACGCCCGGGTACGTGCCGGAGGTCGAGAAGATCGTCGCCAAGGCGGGCCTGGCCAAGGTCTCCCGGGTGATCGAGGGCGGCGGCACCCGCAACGAGACCACCGAGCGGGCCATCGCCGCGATCAGCGAGGAGCTGGCGCCGGGCGAGGACCGCAACCTGCTCTTCCACGACGCGGTGCGCCCGCTCCTCTCGCAGCGGGTGATCAGCGACTGCGTGTCGGCCCTGGCCCGCTACGAGGCGGTGGACGTGGCCATCCCCTCGGCGGACACCATCATCGTCACCCGCACCCACGGCGGCGACGGCGAGTTCATCACCGACGTGCCCGACCGCTCCCGGCTGCGGCGCGGCCAGACCCCGCAGGCGTTCCGGCTCTCCACGATCCGCCGCGCCTACGAGATCGCCGGCGGCGACCCGAACTTCCAGGCCACCGACGACTGCTCGGTGGTGCTGAAGTACCTGCCGGACGTGCCGATCTACGTGGTGCCCGGTGACGAGCACAACATGAAGGTGACCACCCCGGTGGACGTCTTCATCGCCGACAAGCTCTTCCAGCTGGCCTCGACCGCCGCCCCCGGCCAGGTCGACGAGGACGCCTACCGCGAGCTGCTCACCGGCAAGACGCTGGTGGTCTTCGGCGGCTCCTACGGCATCGGCGCCGACATCGCCGAGCTCGCCGAGGGCTACGGCGCCACCGTCTTCGCGCTCGGCCGCTCCACCACGGGCACCCACGTGGAGGACCCGGAGAGCGTCGACGAGGCGCTGGCGAAGGCCCACTCCGAGACCGGCCGCATCGACTACGTGGTGAACACCGCGGGCGTGCTGCGGATCGGGCGGCTGGCCGAGACCGACAACGCCACCATCGAGGAGGCGCTGCGGGTCAACTTCCTGGCACCCGTCCAGATCGCCCGGGCCGCCCACAAGTACCTGGCGGAGACCCGGGGCCAGCTGCTGCTCTACACCTCCAGCAGCTACACCCGCGGCCGCGCCGAGTACAGCCTGTACTCCTCCACCAAGGCGGCCATGGTCAACCTCACCCAGGCGCTGGCCGACGAGTGGGCCGGCGAGGGCATCCGCGTCAACTGCGTCAACCCCGAGCGGACCGCCACGCCGATGCGTACGAAGGCCTTCGGGCAGGAGCCGGCCGGCAGCCTGCTCTCCTCCGAGGCGGTCGCCCGCACCTCCCTGGACGTGCTGCTCTCCACCCTGACCGGGCACGTCATCGACGTCCGCCAGCAGGACCCGATGCAGGGCCTGACCGGCGCCTCCGGCATCGAGCGCGCACTCGCGCATGTTTTGGCCCAGGGAGAAGACGAGTAG
- a CDS encoding DUF2304 domain-containing protein, whose protein sequence is MLIQIVLLSAVAVLLAVFARNWNTTRTRAWKRIAFLAFCVLNAYAVLRPADTTRAAHLLGVGRGTDLVLYLLVVTVTLLALNTYLRFLAVERRLTELARDMALRTAHRPPSDRPLAAVEGERTP, encoded by the coding sequence GTGCTCATCCAGATCGTCCTGCTCTCCGCGGTCGCCGTGCTGCTCGCGGTCTTCGCCCGGAACTGGAACACCACCAGGACGCGGGCGTGGAAGCGGATCGCCTTCCTCGCCTTCTGCGTGCTCAACGCGTACGCCGTGCTGCGGCCCGCCGACACCACCCGGGCCGCGCACCTGCTGGGTGTCGGCCGCGGCACTGACCTGGTGCTCTACCTGCTGGTGGTGACCGTCACCCTGCTCGCGCTCAACACCTACCTGCGCTTCCTGGCGGTGGAGCGGCGGCTGACCGAGCTGGCCCGCGACATGGCCCTGCGCACCGCCCACCGACCGCCGTCCGACCGCCCGCTGGCCGCTGTGGAAGGCGAACGCACCCCGTGA
- the rplU gene encoding 50S ribosomal protein L21 produces MYAIVRSGGRQHKVAVGDIVEVDKISTGKVGDAVELSTLLVVDGEAVTSDPWVLAGIKVEAEIVDHHKGQKIDILRYKNKTGYRRRQGHRQQYTALKITSIPTAAK; encoded by the coding sequence GTGTACGCGATCGTGCGTAGCGGTGGCCGCCAGCACAAGGTGGCCGTCGGCGACATCGTCGAGGTCGACAAGATTTCCACCGGCAAGGTGGGCGACGCGGTCGAGCTCTCGACCCTGCTCGTGGTCGACGGCGAGGCCGTCACCAGCGACCCGTGGGTGCTGGCCGGCATCAAGGTGGAGGCCGAGATCGTCGACCACCACAAGGGCCAGAAGATCGACATCCTGCGGTACAAGAACAAGACGGGCTACCGGCGCCGCCAGGGCCACCGCCAGCAGTACACCGCGCTGAAGATCACCAGCATCCCCACGGCTGCGAAGTAA
- the rfbB gene encoding dTDP-glucose 4,6-dehydratase: MTDRILVTGGAGFIGSHYVRTLLGPQGPGDVQVTVLDKLTYAGNPANLDEVRSHPGFAFVEGDICDADLVNKLLAEQDQVVHFAAESHVDRSILGATEFIRTNVAGTQTLLDAALRTGLKTFVHISTDEVYGSIDEGSWPEDHPLQPNSPYSAAKASSDLIALAYHRTHGLDVRVTRCSNNYGHHHFPEKVIPLFITNLLDGKHVPLYGDGGNVRDWLHIDDHVQGIDLVRTKGRPGEVYNIGGGTELSNKELTGMLLEACGAGWDSVDHVQDRKGHDRRYSVDCTKIRTELGYEPRKDFATGLAETVAWYRDNRSWWEPLKERAAL; encoded by the coding sequence ATGACCGACCGCATACTGGTGACCGGCGGTGCCGGCTTCATCGGCTCCCACTACGTCCGCACGCTGCTCGGCCCGCAGGGCCCCGGCGACGTCCAGGTCACCGTGCTGGACAAGCTGACCTACGCCGGCAACCCGGCCAACCTCGACGAGGTCCGCTCGCACCCCGGGTTCGCCTTCGTCGAGGGCGACATCTGCGACGCCGACCTGGTCAACAAGCTGCTGGCCGAGCAGGACCAGGTGGTCCACTTCGCCGCCGAGTCGCACGTGGACCGCTCCATCCTGGGCGCGACCGAGTTCATCCGCACCAACGTCGCCGGCACCCAGACGCTGCTGGACGCGGCCCTGCGCACCGGGCTGAAGACGTTCGTGCACATCTCCACCGACGAGGTGTACGGCTCGATCGACGAGGGCTCCTGGCCGGAGGACCACCCGCTCCAGCCCAACTCGCCCTACTCCGCGGCCAAGGCGTCCAGCGACCTCATCGCGCTCGCCTACCACCGCACCCACGGGCTGGACGTGCGGGTGACCCGCTGCTCGAACAACTACGGGCACCACCACTTCCCGGAGAAGGTCATCCCGCTGTTCATCACCAACCTGCTGGACGGCAAGCACGTCCCGCTGTACGGCGACGGCGGCAACGTCCGGGACTGGCTGCACATCGACGACCACGTGCAGGGCATCGACCTGGTCCGCACGAAGGGCCGTCCCGGCGAGGTCTACAACATCGGCGGCGGCACCGAGCTCTCCAACAAGGAGCTCACCGGCATGCTGCTGGAGGCGTGCGGCGCCGGCTGGGACAGCGTCGACCACGTCCAGGACCGCAAGGGCCACGACCGCCGCTACTCGGTGGACTGCACCAAGATCCGCACCGAGCTGGGCTACGAGCCGCGCAAGGACTTCGCGACCGGCCTGGCCGAGACCGTCGCCTGGTACCGGGACAACCGGTCCTGGTGGGAGCCGCTGAAGGAGCGCGCCGCACTGTGA
- a CDS encoding glucose-1-phosphate thymidylyltransferase has protein sequence MKALVLSGGAGTRLRPITHTSAKQLVPVANKPVLFYGLEAIAEAGITEVGIIVGDTAAEIRDAVGDGSALGIDVTYIPQEAPLGLAHAVLIARDFLGDDDFVMYLGDNFIVGGISGLVEEFRTERPAAQILLTKVPNPTSFGVAELDAEGRVRNLEEKPKQPKSDLALVGVYLFTPAVHEAVRAIKPSWRGELEITHAIQWLIDEGRDVRSTTISGYWKDTGNVTDMLEVNRSVLDTLEPEILGQVDAESEIIGRVRIEAGAKVTGSRIVGPVIIGADSEINDSYVGPYTSVSEHCRIADTEIEYSIVLRDSSLTGVRRVEASLIGRNVEVTPAPRNPAAHRLVLGDHSKVQISS, from the coding sequence GTGAAAGCACTGGTGCTCTCCGGGGGAGCCGGCACGCGGCTCCGCCCGATCACGCACACCTCCGCCAAACAGCTCGTTCCGGTAGCCAACAAGCCCGTGCTCTTCTACGGGCTGGAGGCCATCGCGGAGGCCGGGATCACCGAGGTCGGCATCATCGTCGGCGACACCGCCGCGGAGATCCGGGATGCGGTCGGCGACGGCTCCGCGCTCGGCATCGACGTCACCTACATCCCGCAGGAGGCGCCGCTCGGGCTGGCGCACGCGGTGCTGATCGCCCGCGACTTCCTCGGGGACGACGACTTCGTCATGTACCTCGGCGACAACTTCATCGTCGGCGGCATCAGCGGCCTGGTCGAGGAGTTCCGCACCGAGCGGCCCGCCGCGCAGATCCTGCTCACCAAGGTGCCCAACCCGACCTCCTTCGGCGTCGCCGAGCTCGACGCCGAGGGCAGGGTGCGCAACCTGGAGGAGAAGCCGAAGCAGCCCAAGAGCGACCTCGCGCTGGTGGGCGTCTACCTCTTCACCCCGGCGGTGCACGAGGCGGTGCGCGCCATCAAGCCGTCCTGGCGCGGTGAGCTGGAGATCACCCACGCCATCCAGTGGCTGATCGACGAGGGGCGCGACGTGCGCTCCACCACGATCTCCGGCTACTGGAAGGACACCGGCAACGTCACCGACATGCTGGAGGTCAACCGGTCGGTGCTCGACACCCTGGAGCCGGAGATCCTCGGCCAGGTCGACGCCGAGAGCGAGATCATCGGCCGGGTGCGGATCGAGGCCGGCGCCAAGGTGACCGGCAGCCGGATCGTCGGCCCCGTCATCATCGGCGCCGACTCCGAGATCAACGACTCCTACGTCGGCCCCTACACCTCCGTCTCGGAGCACTGCCGGATCGCGGACACCGAGATCGAGTACTCGATAGTGCTGCGCGACTCCTCCCTGACCGGCGTGCGCCGCGTCGAGGCGTCCCTGATCGGGCGCAACGTCGAGGTGACCCCGGCCCCCCGCAACCCCGCCGCCCACCGTCTCGTCCTCGGTGACCACAGCAAGGTGCAGATCTCCTCATGA
- the rfbD gene encoding dTDP-4-dehydrorhamnose reductase, with translation MKPPHATWLVTGAGGMLGQDLLARMRSEPDTEVVGLGSAALDITDPAAVAAAVAEYQPVVVVNCAAWTAVDNAETQEADAARVNGEGPGNLARACAEHGAKLLHVSTDYVFPGDADRPYPEDAPTGPRGAYGRTKLAGEQAVLATLPDDGYVVRTAWLYGAGGRNFARTMIRLEGVKDTLDVVDDQRGQPTWTVDLADRLVRLGHAALRGAGERTGEKAAPAGVYHGTSGGEVTWFGFAREIFRLLGADPERVRPTTTEALGLPAPRPAYSVLGHDRWQQAGIEPVRDWRSALAEAFPALVAAERG, from the coding sequence GTGAAGCCTCCCCACGCGACCTGGCTGGTGACCGGGGCCGGCGGCATGCTCGGCCAGGACCTGCTGGCCCGGATGCGCAGCGAGCCCGACACCGAGGTGGTGGGCCTGGGCAGCGCCGCCCTGGACATCACCGACCCGGCGGCGGTGGCCGCCGCGGTCGCCGAGTACCAGCCGGTGGTGGTCGTCAACTGCGCGGCCTGGACCGCCGTCGACAACGCCGAGACCCAGGAGGCCGACGCCGCCCGGGTCAACGGCGAGGGCCCCGGCAACCTGGCGCGGGCGTGCGCCGAGCACGGCGCGAAGCTGCTGCACGTCTCCACGGACTACGTCTTCCCCGGCGACGCCGACCGGCCGTACCCCGAGGACGCCCCGACCGGTCCGCGCGGCGCCTACGGCCGCACCAAGCTGGCCGGCGAGCAGGCCGTGCTCGCCACCCTGCCGGACGACGGCTATGTGGTGCGTACCGCGTGGCTCTACGGCGCGGGAGGGCGCAATTTCGCCCGCACCATGATCAGACTGGAAGGTGTGAAGGACACCCTCGACGTCGTCGACGACCAGCGCGGCCAACCCACCTGGACGGTCGACCTGGCCGACCGGCTGGTCCGGCTCGGCCACGCGGCTCTGCGCGGGGCCGGGGAGCGGACCGGGGAGAAGGCCGCGCCGGCCGGCGTCTACCACGGCACCAGCGGCGGCGAGGTGACCTGGTTCGGGTTCGCCCGGGAGATCTTCCGGCTGCTGGGCGCCGACCCCGAGCGGGTCCGGCCCACCACCACCGAGGCGCTGGGGCTGCCGGCGCCGCGCCCGGCCTACAGCGTGCTCGGCCACGACCGCTGGCAGCAGGCCGGCATCGAGCCCGTCCGCGACTGGCGGTCCGCGCTGGCCGAGGCCTTCCCCGCCCTGGTGGCAGCCGAGCGTGGCTGA
- a CDS encoding glycosyltransferase family 2 protein, protein MGVPAAPHQTTRKRAFDDVWLVVPVYNEAAVVADVVAEALTAFPHVVCVDDGSRDGSADRIAATGAHLLRHPVNLGQGAALQTGLRYALAQPGAERFVTFDADGQHRVEDVVGMLAVAHSRRADVVLGSRFLDPGGHSQVPWRKRVVLRAAAAVSPTARRLRLSDAHNGLRLFNRAAASRLHITMNGMAHASEITAFLARSGLRVAEAPVSVRYTDYSRAKGQSLINGVNILFDLSLNQRKG, encoded by the coding sequence ATGGGGGTCCCCGCCGCACCGCACCAGACCACCCGCAAGCGCGCCTTCGACGACGTGTGGCTCGTCGTCCCGGTCTACAACGAGGCAGCCGTCGTCGCCGACGTGGTCGCCGAGGCGCTCACCGCCTTCCCGCACGTGGTGTGCGTGGACGACGGCAGCCGCGACGGCTCCGCCGACCGGATCGCCGCCACCGGTGCCCACCTGCTGCGGCACCCCGTCAACCTCGGCCAGGGCGCGGCCCTGCAGACCGGGCTGCGCTACGCCCTCGCCCAGCCGGGCGCCGAACGCTTCGTCACCTTCGACGCCGACGGGCAGCACCGGGTCGAGGACGTGGTCGGCATGCTCGCCGTCGCGCACAGCCGCCGCGCGGACGTGGTGCTCGGCTCCCGCTTCCTCGACCCGGGCGGCCACAGCCAGGTGCCCTGGCGCAAACGGGTGGTGCTGCGCGCCGCGGCCGCGGTCAGCCCCACCGCCCGGCGGCTGCGGCTGTCCGACGCGCACAACGGACTGCGGCTGTTCAACCGGGCCGCCGCCTCCCGGCTGCACATCACCATGAACGGGATGGCGCACGCCTCGGAGATCACCGCGTTCCTGGCCCGGTCCGGACTGCGGGTGGCCGAGGCTCCGGTGTCGGTCCGCTACACCGACTACTCGCGCGCCAAGGGCCAGTCCCTGATCAACGGCGTCAACATCCTCTTCGACCTGTCGCTCAACCAACGGAAGGGTTGA